One genomic region from Yersinia canariae encodes:
- a CDS encoding helix-turn-helix domain-containing protein, with amino-acid sequence MKKTLRIQFGERVKELRIATGMSQEAFADRCGFARSYMSRIERGSSNASLDAIEVLANALNVEPWQLLASDLSEDNDPELLVPYAADGSCFHPGLASTRDGSFGVGDKTAQKRFGTFTEALEYLRGMETAKWRRPNPSGNWGIVSAVKWDRLKN; translated from the coding sequence ATGAAAAAGACCTTGAGAATACAGTTTGGCGAGCGGGTAAAAGAACTGCGTATAGCCACCGGAATGAGCCAGGAAGCGTTTGCTGATCGGTGTGGATTCGCTCGTAGCTATATGAGCCGCATTGAACGTGGTAGCTCTAATGCGTCTCTTGATGCGATTGAGGTGCTGGCTAACGCCTTGAACGTTGAGCCGTGGCAGTTGTTAGCATCCGACTTATCCGAAGATAACGACCCGGAACTGTTAGTTCCATACGCGGCCGATGGCTCGTGCTTTCATCCCGGACTGGCAAGCACTCGCGATGGCTCATTTGGAGTGGGCGATAAGACCGCTCAGAAGCGCTTTGGCACGTTTACCGAAGCACTTGAGTATCTCCGTGGCATGGAGACGGCAAAATGGCGTAGACCCAATCCTAGTGGCAATTGGGGAATCGTATCCGCGGTAAAATGGGATAGGTTGAAGAATTAA
- a CDS encoding DUF6998 domain-containing protein, which yields MSKNHLVSESFLTSLSDLELLSLHSEILIELRSRGVIRTKNNPVGDYAEWLVSKALGMTLLSNSSAGADAIDTDDKKVQIKARRVTPDNPSRQLSALRNYEAADFDYLIAVIFDETYNVLDAYKIPHEVIRDYARHSDYVNAHIVNLKGAILTDPRVISIKEDLIVRSSASAIEVPIQTPPPETMEEVLNQPEKITSSATLARLLKAIGMECFVNYYHHFADSNLSSADIIEQMHSREGYTEKSCRSRLSKARKVIGDGLSIEALMLIADSGRIQDSVRNDSLKLISVLSKTVCKTL from the coding sequence TTGAGTAAAAATCATTTGGTATCCGAGAGTTTTCTAACCTCGCTGAGTGATCTTGAGTTACTGTCACTTCATTCCGAAATTTTAATAGAATTGCGTTCGAGAGGTGTTATACGCACCAAGAATAATCCTGTAGGTGATTATGCAGAATGGCTGGTTTCTAAAGCACTAGGTATGACTCTTCTCAGCAATTCATCTGCTGGTGCTGATGCCATCGACACTGATGACAAGAAGGTGCAGATCAAAGCGAGGAGAGTCACGCCGGATAATCCTTCCCGGCAACTGAGTGCATTGCGTAACTATGAAGCAGCCGATTTTGATTATTTGATAGCCGTTATTTTCGATGAAACTTACAACGTTCTTGATGCCTACAAAATCCCACATGAAGTAATACGAGATTACGCTCGGCATAGTGATTACGTTAACGCACATATCGTTAACCTCAAGGGCGCGATTCTTACTGATCCCCGAGTTATTTCCATCAAAGAAGACTTGATTGTCAGGAGTTCAGCTTCAGCTATTGAAGTGCCTATTCAAACCCCTCCGCCCGAAACTATGGAAGAGGTTTTGAACCAACCAGAGAAGATAACGAGTAGTGCTACGCTGGCCAGACTCCTTAAGGCTATCGGGATGGAGTGTTTTGTAAACTACTACCATCATTTTGCCGATTCAAATTTATCAAGCGCTGACATCATTGAACAAATGCACTCACGTGAGGGGTATACAGAGAAAAGTTGCCGGAGTCGTCTCAGTAAAGCGCGAAAAGTGATCGGGGATGGTTTAAGTATTGAAGCTTTGATGTTGATCGCTGACTCTGGGCGAATACAAGATTCTGTCAGAAATGATTCGCTTAAACTTATCAGCGTTCTGAGTAAAACGGTTTGCAAAACGTTGTAG